The Methylacidimicrobium sp. B4 genome contains a region encoding:
- the floA gene encoding flotillin-like protein FloA (flotillin-like protein involved in membrane lipid rafts), with protein sequence MISLFLLGFLSLVALVFAVLVINFVGIWVRAFISGAWVSLFNLVAMRLRGIPPSLIVNNRVTAVRSGLDLSTAQLESHYLARGNVEQVVRALIAADRAGISLDFNRACAIDLATIGTGKSVFEAVRTSVNPRVIDCPNPASGQNTIAGVAKDGIAVKARARVTVRTNLERFVGGATEETIIARVGEGIVTTIGSALNYKEVLEYPDRISKTVLQKGLDSGTAFEILSIDIAEVTIGDNIGAKLQAEQAEADKRVAQAKAEVRRAAAVALEQEMRAKLVEAEAEIPLAMADAFRKGHLGVMDYYRLRNVQADTAMRSSIAGEPPGTSQESLPSS encoded by the coding sequence ATGATCTCTCTATTCTTGCTCGGTTTTCTCTCCCTGGTTGCCCTCGTCTTTGCCGTTCTCGTGATCAATTTTGTTGGCATCTGGGTCCGCGCCTTTATCTCCGGGGCCTGGGTGAGCCTCTTCAACCTGGTGGCCATGCGGTTGCGGGGTATCCCTCCTTCCCTCATTGTCAACAATCGCGTCACTGCGGTCCGATCCGGCCTCGATCTGAGCACCGCTCAGCTCGAATCCCACTACCTGGCGCGCGGCAACGTGGAGCAGGTCGTCCGTGCTCTGATCGCGGCGGACCGAGCGGGGATCTCCCTCGATTTCAACCGGGCGTGCGCCATCGATCTGGCTACGATCGGCACCGGGAAGAGCGTCTTCGAAGCCGTCCGGACCAGCGTCAATCCCAGGGTAATCGACTGTCCGAATCCGGCGTCCGGGCAAAACACGATTGCGGGCGTGGCCAAGGATGGGATCGCGGTGAAAGCGCGGGCCCGAGTCACCGTTCGCACCAATCTCGAACGTTTTGTCGGGGGAGCGACCGAGGAGACGATCATCGCGCGGGTCGGAGAAGGAATCGTCACGACGATCGGCTCGGCGCTCAATTACAAGGAGGTCCTGGAGTACCCCGATCGGATTTCGAAGACGGTTCTTCAGAAGGGACTCGATTCCGGGACAGCTTTCGAGATCCTCTCGATCGATATCGCAGAGGTCACCATCGGGGACAACATCGGGGCGAAGCTTCAGGCCGAGCAGGCGGAAGCGGACAAGCGGGTTGCTCAAGCGAAAGCCGAGGTGCGGCGTGCGGCGGCCGTCGCCCTGGAGCAGGAGATGCGCGCCAAGCTCGTCGAGGCGGAAGCCGAAATCCCTCTGGCGATGGCGGACGCTTTCCGGAAAGGACATCTCGGGGTCATGGACTACTACCGGCTGCGCAACGTCCAGGCCGATACCGCGATGCGCTCGAGCATTGCGGGCGAGCCTCCGGGGACGAGTCAAGAGAGCTTGCCCTCTTCGTAG
- a CDS encoding NfeD family protein: protein MIAILFCLLAGLVLFGAELFFPSTILGLLALVAFLTGVVVAFARSGWGAGLAVLAASLLFSSAFLWAWLRFLPKSRLGHRMALEFRNPSGVGRPHSDLVGHEGLLVSPCHPIGVALFEEKRTEVVAESGFLEEGTRIRVVGWRDGHWIVEATA from the coding sequence ATGATCGCGATTCTCTTTTGCCTTTTGGCGGGCTTGGTCTTATTCGGCGCCGAGCTCTTCTTTCCCAGCACGATTCTGGGATTGCTGGCGCTCGTCGCCTTCCTGACAGGAGTTGTCGTCGCCTTTGCCCGTTCGGGATGGGGAGCGGGCCTGGCGGTGCTCGCGGCGAGCCTTCTCTTCTCCAGCGCGTTCCTGTGGGCCTGGCTCCGGTTCCTGCCCAAGAGTCGCCTCGGCCATCGGATGGCGCTCGAGTTCCGCAATCCGTCCGGCGTCGGGCGCCCTCATTCGGATCTGGTGGGTCACGAGGGGCTTCTTGTTTCGCCTTGCCATCCCATCGGGGTCGCCCTATTCGAGGAGAAGCGGACAGAGGTTGTTGCGGAGAGCGGATTTCTGGAGGAAGGGACCAGGATCCGCGTGGTGGGATGGCGTGACGGCCACTGGATCGTGGAGGCCACAGCATGA
- a CDS encoding nodulation protein NfeD, with translation MWSRVRSRLSWKLPWIVAGLLQATSAFADHLVYVIPVHGEIDPALIYLVRRGVKEAVAQGASALVLDLDTPGGRADAMEEAIRIVEHFPNQEATYAYVNPKALSAGAFLAAATRHIYMAPGSVIGAATPILVAPGGGSVQPLPESYEKKILSAYQALVRATAQRHGHPPAVFEAMVDRESGLVIDGATLLPKGKVLTLTDVEAGHRFGNPPRPLLSEGTVADLQSLVGTIGGKQLRELRPTGFERLGRGLMAAGPLLLGLGLLLGYWELKTGASFGLFGAGALLCFLLYFFGHYLAGLSGWEPLFLFLVGVGLIVLELLFLPGLLLPTMVGSILVLLGLLYAMVDRYPKEALWIGAEALARPLLLLLLAIMGAVAIGAIAARFLPARRLGMGLDGISAEKIVSPVHPGEEGVAITVLRPSGAGRFGEKVVDVVTPGAFVPAGSRLRIVSVEGARVVVEALGEEG, from the coding sequence ATGTGGAGTAGGGTTCGATCAAGGCTCTCCTGGAAGCTCCCTTGGATTGTCGCTGGCTTGCTCCAAGCGACTTCGGCGTTCGCGGACCACTTGGTCTACGTGATCCCGGTGCATGGCGAAATCGATCCAGCGCTCATCTACCTCGTCCGTCGCGGGGTGAAAGAAGCGGTCGCCCAAGGAGCCTCTGCACTGGTGCTCGACCTCGATACCCCCGGCGGGCGGGCGGATGCCATGGAGGAGGCGATTCGGATCGTCGAGCATTTCCCGAATCAGGAGGCGACCTACGCTTACGTCAACCCCAAGGCGCTTTCGGCGGGCGCCTTCCTTGCGGCGGCCACCCGCCATATTTATATGGCCCCCGGCTCGGTCATCGGTGCCGCCACCCCGATCTTGGTCGCTCCGGGAGGCGGGTCGGTTCAGCCGCTTCCCGAAAGCTACGAGAAGAAGATTCTTTCGGCCTACCAAGCTCTCGTCCGGGCTACGGCGCAGCGTCACGGCCATCCCCCGGCGGTCTTTGAAGCCATGGTCGATCGGGAAAGCGGCCTGGTGATCGACGGGGCCACCCTTCTCCCGAAAGGAAAGGTCCTGACGCTGACCGACGTCGAGGCGGGGCACCGCTTCGGCAATCCTCCCCGACCTCTGTTGTCGGAGGGAACGGTCGCGGATCTCCAGAGCCTGGTGGGCACGATCGGCGGCAAGCAGCTCCGGGAGCTGCGCCCCACGGGTTTCGAGCGCCTTGGTCGCGGACTGATGGCCGCAGGCCCACTATTGCTGGGGCTTGGCCTGCTCTTGGGCTACTGGGAACTCAAGACCGGTGCCTCTTTCGGACTGTTTGGAGCTGGCGCCCTGCTCTGCTTCCTTCTCTACTTCTTTGGCCACTACCTGGCCGGCTTGAGCGGATGGGAACCGCTTTTTCTTTTTCTCGTCGGGGTGGGGCTCATCGTCCTTGAGCTCCTCTTCCTTCCGGGCCTTCTTCTGCCGACGATGGTCGGGTCGATTCTCGTCCTTCTGGGATTGCTCTATGCGATGGTCGATCGCTATCCCAAGGAGGCGCTCTGGATCGGGGCCGAAGCGCTCGCCCGACCTCTCCTCCTGCTTCTGCTGGCCATCATGGGAGCCGTGGCCATAGGGGCGATCGCCGCACGATTTCTCCCGGCGCGGCGCCTCGGGATGGGTCTGGATGGGATCTCGGCGGAAAAGATCGTTTCGCCCGTTCATCCCGGCGAGGAAGGGGTTGCGATCACGGTCTTGCGGCCGTCGGGTGCCGGTCGCTTTGGGGAAAAGGTTGTCGACGTCGTGACCCCCGGAGCTTTCGTCCCCGCAGGGAGCCGGTTGCGGATCGTTTCGGTGGAGGGAGCCCGGGTCGTTGTCGAGGCGCTAGGCGAGGAGGGATGA
- a CDS encoding outer membrane beta-barrel protein, translated as MWIAPPLSASAATGGSDASGGTTDASSQSSQVAELIKRLEDQGIPVQANTKGIVLSGYVDASYTYNAINAPSFNQVPGFAAPAGYAGPTNAAGQALGYPAIPGREPVDGIPGGGFNMNAFKLALEKPLTDENRWQAGFRADLIVGQDASIGAPDTIGGLGTNASSLVLFNTSSFWLEQAYVVFRVPVGNGLDIRIGKFVDPAGYEVVERPVNLDFSYGLLFSNLLPTTLTGMQAIYHFDDQWSTRFGVADGGFDVSRGGYLYNGYLNNTIDSNDAYLLFWNGQWEAKGKNAILSATAMYGFNGVNPPGFGASPINGVAQPYGIAQGIRGEGPFNQNNAFFLGDVWGSWAPKFAHDRLLLGFELTGGFYNNDVSYVSPAVSGLPMGLYSGPSNWYGAALHMKYQFNSIVSLSQRAEWMQAGWNSILAGHNAPTDIWEYTATLAFDLAENFMMRLEGRIDWGLGVMGYYGYPYQGTTSPSALLYSGNGPIFLGALEFVYSY; from the coding sequence TTGTGGATCGCACCCCCGCTTTCGGCGAGCGCGGCAACCGGCGGTTCCGATGCCTCGGGCGGAACGACCGATGCCAGCTCGCAGAGCTCGCAGGTAGCGGAGCTGATCAAGCGGTTGGAGGATCAGGGGATACCGGTACAGGCGAACACCAAGGGGATTGTCTTATCGGGGTATGTGGATGCGAGCTACACCTACAACGCGATCAACGCGCCATCGTTTAACCAGGTGCCTGGTTTTGCGGCGCCGGCGGGGTATGCGGGGCCGACCAATGCGGCGGGGCAGGCTTTAGGGTATCCGGCGATTCCGGGGCGGGAGCCGGTGGATGGGATTCCGGGCGGGGGCTTCAACATGAACGCCTTCAAGCTGGCCCTGGAGAAGCCGCTTACCGATGAGAACCGGTGGCAGGCGGGGTTTCGGGCGGATCTGATCGTGGGGCAGGATGCTTCGATTGGGGCTCCGGACACGATTGGGGGCTTGGGGACCAACGCCAGTTCGCTGGTGCTCTTCAACACCTCGAGCTTCTGGTTGGAGCAGGCCTACGTGGTCTTCCGGGTACCGGTGGGCAACGGGCTCGACATTCGGATTGGGAAGTTTGTCGATCCGGCGGGCTACGAGGTGGTGGAGCGGCCGGTGAACCTCGACTTCAGCTACGGGCTGCTCTTCAGCAATCTTTTGCCGACGACGCTCACGGGGATGCAGGCGATCTACCATTTTGACGACCAGTGGTCGACTCGCTTCGGGGTGGCCGACGGAGGCTTCGATGTCTCCCGTGGGGGCTACCTCTACAACGGTTATTTGAACAACACGATCGATAGCAACGATGCCTATCTGCTTTTTTGGAACGGGCAGTGGGAGGCCAAGGGGAAGAACGCGATCCTGAGCGCGACTGCGATGTACGGGTTCAACGGGGTCAATCCTCCGGGCTTCGGAGCCTCTCCGATCAATGGGGTAGCCCAGCCCTACGGCATCGCACAGGGGATTCGCGGAGAGGGGCCCTTCAACCAGAACAACGCCTTCTTCCTGGGCGATGTCTGGGGCTCCTGGGCCCCAAAGTTCGCCCACGACCGGCTCCTCCTGGGCTTCGAGTTGACCGGGGGCTTCTACAACAATGACGTGAGCTACGTCTCTCCCGCGGTCAGCGGATTGCCAATGGGCCTCTACAGCGGCCCCTCCAACTGGTATGGCGCCGCCCTCCACATGAAGTACCAGTTCAACTCGATCGTCAGCCTCTCCCAACGCGCCGAATGGATGCAGGCGGGCTGGAACAGCATCCTGGCCGGCCACAACGCCCCCACCGATATCTGGGAGTATACCGCCACCTTGGCCTTCGACCTCGCCGAGAACTTCATGATGCGGCTCGAAGGAAGAATCGACTGGGGCCTCGGTGTCATGGGCTACTACGGCTATCCCTACCAAGGCACTACCTCCCCAAGTGCCCTTCTCTACTCCGGCAACGGCCCCATCTTCCTCGGCGCCCTCGAATTCGTCTATAGCTACTAA
- the fmt gene encoding methionyl-tRNA formyltransferase: MKVVFIGSGEFGIPSLRALAVHRDYRLQGVITQVDRPAGRHRLPTPCPVKSAALELRLPIFQPEKIGAPTAVEQIRFLQPDVLVVVAYGQILSREVLELPTRAALNLHASLLPRHRGAAPIQAAIRSRDRETGVSVIWMDEGLDTGDILLTRKILIRSTDTTATLQQRLAKLGSRAIVEALDRLESGAAERVPQDPSRASYARKLRKEDAEIDWTRDKWEIHAHIRAMNPWPIAYTSLRDGGQARILKIFGAIVSIRASGRPGEVVRIDSHGILVAAGGSGGLLLREVQLEGKRRMAAAEFARGMRLSVGSVFGGEGLPVGYDRAAGGTLS; this comes from the coding sequence ATGAAAGTCGTCTTTATCGGGTCGGGTGAGTTCGGGATTCCTAGCCTTCGAGCGCTGGCCGTCCACCGGGACTATCGGCTCCAAGGGGTCATCACGCAGGTCGATCGGCCTGCGGGAAGGCACCGCCTCCCCACCCCTTGCCCAGTCAAGTCTGCCGCCCTCGAGCTCCGGCTGCCCATCTTCCAGCCAGAAAAGATCGGTGCCCCGACCGCTGTCGAGCAGATCCGCTTCCTGCAACCGGACGTCCTGGTGGTTGTCGCCTATGGGCAGATCCTTTCACGGGAGGTGCTCGAGCTTCCGACCCGCGCTGCGCTCAACCTGCATGCGTCGCTGCTCCCCCGCCATCGGGGTGCGGCGCCGATCCAGGCGGCCATTCGAAGCCGCGACCGGGAGACCGGGGTCTCCGTGATCTGGATGGATGAGGGACTGGATACGGGTGATATCCTGTTGACCAGGAAGATCCTGATTCGCTCCACCGATACGACGGCGACCCTGCAGCAACGATTGGCGAAACTGGGGTCCCGGGCCATTGTGGAAGCGCTCGACCGCCTGGAATCGGGTGCTGCCGAACGGGTGCCGCAGGACCCGTCCCGAGCGAGCTACGCGAGAAAGTTGCGCAAGGAGGATGCGGAGATTGATTGGACGCGGGACAAGTGGGAGATTCACGCACACATTCGGGCGATGAACCCCTGGCCGATCGCCTACACATCGCTTCGGGACGGCGGACAGGCGCGGATCCTGAAGATCTTCGGCGCCATCGTATCGATTCGCGCTTCCGGGAGGCCGGGCGAGGTCGTACGGATCGATTCGCACGGGATCCTCGTAGCCGCAGGGGGAAGTGGGGGTCTCTTGCTGCGCGAGGTGCAGCTCGAAGGCAAGCGGCGGATGGCTGCGGCCGAATTTGCGCGGGGGATGCGGCTGTCGGTCGGGTCGGTATTCGGAGGAGAAGGTCTCCCCGTCGGCTATGATCGTGCTGCTGGCGGAACTCTTTCTTGA
- a CDS encoding L-threonylcarbamoyladenylate synthase: protein MKAGRTGDGSLAPDIDSILDRAAALLHAGELVGVPTETVYGLAADATNPVAVARLFERKGRASFQPISVLCGSSEMAFGLLANVPESAARLAARFWPGPLTLILRKRAEALPDLLTAGLPFVGVRIPDHPLTLALLERFGGPLAAPSANRSGHLSPTTARAVEDEFGEEIALVLDGGPCRVGVESTVVSLVHRRPILIRLGGIPQELLEEEIGSVDRETDSPCLSHRHYMLRTPLFLVRTPEAILLPERKEAGFLAWGPCPEGFSLCRSLSLTYRLDEAAGNLFRQLHELDDCGLRRIYAVLLPDRGLGCAINERLRKAADASASSGNLPEGGYASSPASPSSS, encoded by the coding sequence ATGAAGGCAGGCCGCACCGGAGACGGGTCACTGGCACCCGACATCGATTCGATCCTCGATCGGGCCGCAGCGCTCCTACATGCGGGAGAGCTCGTCGGCGTGCCGACGGAAACGGTTTACGGGCTCGCCGCCGATGCGACCAATCCCGTGGCCGTGGCCCGGCTCTTCGAACGAAAGGGGCGCGCCTCCTTCCAGCCGATCAGCGTCCTTTGCGGCTCCTCCGAAATGGCCTTCGGCCTGCTGGCCAACGTTCCCGAGAGTGCGGCTCGTCTCGCGGCCCGCTTCTGGCCGGGGCCGCTCACCTTGATTCTGCGCAAGCGCGCGGAGGCGCTTCCCGACCTTCTCACGGCGGGCCTCCCGTTCGTAGGGGTACGCATCCCCGATCACCCGCTCACTCTCGCCCTGTTGGAGCGCTTTGGCGGCCCCTTGGCCGCTCCCAGTGCCAACCGCTCCGGCCACCTGAGCCCGACCACGGCGCGCGCCGTCGAAGACGAGTTCGGGGAGGAGATCGCCCTCGTGCTCGATGGGGGGCCCTGCCGTGTCGGCGTAGAATCGACGGTGGTCTCCCTTGTGCACCGGCGGCCCATCTTGATCCGGCTCGGGGGGATCCCTCAGGAGCTCCTGGAGGAAGAGATCGGCTCCGTCGATCGCGAGACGGATTCCCCATGCCTCTCCCATCGTCACTACATGCTGCGCACGCCTCTCTTTCTCGTCCGGACCCCCGAAGCGATCCTTCTCCCCGAACGCAAGGAGGCCGGATTCCTCGCTTGGGGGCCCTGCCCGGAAGGGTTTTCCCTCTGCCGCAGCCTCTCCCTTACCTATCGGCTGGACGAAGCGGCGGGGAACCTCTTTCGACAGCTCCACGAGCTCGACGATTGTGGCCTGAGACGGATCTATGCCGTGCTCCTGCCCGATCGCGGGCTTGGGTGTGCGATCAACGAGCGGCTGCGGAAAGCAGCCGACGCCTCTGCCTCCTCTGGAAACCTTCCCGAGGGCGGCTACGCGAGCAGCCCCGCTTCCCCTTCCTCCTCCTGA